A genomic stretch from Prochlorococcus marinus str. MIT 9312 includes:
- a CDS encoding 2OG-Fe(II) oxygenase — translation MELIGKYKNSGFEAVADGVISFFDRRKDLHTNGIAFGQSISLNSDPYKVSTDISLVSIDRSDPEAFAISEVIIRGVNAALKKYLEDRPLVKECCPEQSLFVNPIFNLQRYAPGEGFKKWHCDWTISNESTEPVHRVLAWILYCNDVTSGGTEFRWQQHHEEAERGKLIIFPAGISHIHRGRVNNTDFKTIATGWINAGNLETYISRLANS, via the coding sequence ATGGAACTAATTGGGAAATATAAAAATTCAGGATTCGAAGCGGTAGCTGATGGTGTTATTTCTTTTTTTGATCGCCGTAAAGACTTACATACTAATGGTATAGCTTTTGGTCAAAGCATCTCTTTGAATTCTGATCCTTACAAAGTTTCCACTGATATTAGTCTTGTTTCTATAGATCGTTCAGATCCAGAAGCCTTTGCAATCTCTGAAGTTATAATTAGAGGAGTTAATGCTGCACTAAAAAAATATCTAGAAGATCGGCCACTAGTGAAGGAATGTTGCCCAGAACAATCTTTATTTGTTAACCCAATATTTAATTTACAACGTTATGCTCCGGGAGAAGGATTTAAGAAATGGCATTGCGATTGGACTATTAGTAATGAATCTACAGAACCTGTACACCGAGTATTAGCTTGGATTCTTTATTGTAATGATGTCACTTCTGGCGGGACTGAATTTCGTTGGCAGCAGCATCATGAAGAAGCTGAAAGAGGAAAACTTATTATCTTTCCCGCAGGAATTTCTCATATTCATCGCGGTAGAGTCAATAATACTGATTTTAAAACTATCGCAACCGGTTGGATAAATGCAGGTAATCTTGAAACCTATATTTCACGATTAGCGAACTCCTAA
- a CDS encoding high light inducible protein: MSNSSYITTESGGRQNMFPSETRPYIDESVSYEGYPQNAEKVNGRWAMVGFVALLGAYVLTGQIIPGIF; the protein is encoded by the coding sequence ATGTCTAATTCTTCATACATTACAACTGAGTCTGGCGGAAGACAAAATATGTTTCCTTCAGAGACACGCCCTTATATAGATGAGTCTGTTTCTTATGAAGGTTACCCTCAAAACGCAGAAAAAGTTAATGGTCGTTGGGCAATGGTCGGCTTTGTTGCATTACTAGGTGCTTACGTTTTAACTGGTCAAATCATTCCAGGTATTTTTTAA
- a CDS encoding TatA/E family twin arginine-targeting protein translocase gives MNIFGVGIPEIAVIFVLALLIFGPKKLPELGRSIGKTLKSLQQASGEFQKEIEKAVKETDEEVINDGSEVFSDNSLITANIDEDEDDDD, from the coding sequence ATGAATATATTTGGTGTTGGAATTCCAGAAATTGCTGTAATTTTTGTTTTAGCTCTTTTAATATTTGGACCTAAAAAGCTACCAGAACTAGGACGTTCAATTGGAAAAACATTGAAAAGCTTGCAACAAGCTTCAGGAGAGTTTCAAAAAGAAATTGAGAAGGCAGTTAAAGAAACTGACGAAGAAGTAATAAATGATGGTTCTGAAGTTTTTTCAGACAATAGTTTAATAACTGCCAATATTGATGAGGATGAAGATGATGACGATTAA
- a CDS encoding DUF2811 domain-containing protein: MQKLNYNVNPIISNQDDEVISFKCELQEHLQKAMKEFVEEHPNWDQYRILQAAIAGFLIQKGFQNRNLTRLYIGNMFSMNFKN; the protein is encoded by the coding sequence ATGCAAAAGTTAAATTACAATGTAAATCCAATAATTTCAAATCAGGACGATGAAGTAATTAGTTTCAAATGTGAACTTCAAGAACATCTCCAAAAGGCTATGAAAGAATTTGTTGAGGAACATCCTAACTGGGATCAATACAGGATTCTACAAGCTGCTATTGCAGGATTTTTGATTCAAAAAGGATTTCAAAATAGAAATCTAACAAGACTTTATATTGGAAATATGTTTTCGATGAACTTTAAGAACTGA
- a CDS encoding DUF1330 domain-containing protein: MDKKGAKGYWVSTARIINQDLFDEYVNKVGPWLKEAGGKVFAKDTEPQGKERTEDVNLAVICEFPSMRAAVEAYESEEYRELSKLRQEATDNSTFTIMEGLDEAAKLRRAMGM, translated from the coding sequence ATGGATAAAAAAGGAGCTAAAGGTTACTGGGTATCAACGGCAAGAATAATAAATCAGGACTTATTTGATGAATATGTAAATAAAGTTGGTCCATGGCTAAAGGAAGCTGGTGGAAAAGTTTTTGCAAAAGACACAGAGCCTCAAGGGAAGGAGAGGACGGAGGATGTCAATTTAGCAGTTATTTGTGAATTTCCTAGTATGAGAGCAGCAGTTGAAGCTTATGAATCTGAAGAATATAGAGAGCTTTCAAAACTTAGACAAGAAGCCACTGACAATTCTACATTTACAATTATGGAAGGTTTAGATGAGGCTGCAAAGCTAAGAAGAGCAATGGGTATGTAG
- a CDS encoding EVE domain-containing protein: protein MTEINYWLMKSEPDAYSIDNLKNDGITLWDGIRNYQARNFMRNMNIGDKVFFYHSNCKPPGIVGLMEVISLKIVDPTQFDKASKYFDPKSKPNNPRWDCVKVKYISKSNKMLSLPELKALFSEDELLVVKKGNRLSILPIRNDIAKSLLEKI from the coding sequence ATGACTGAAATTAATTACTGGCTAATGAAGAGTGAGCCTGATGCGTACAGCATAGATAATTTAAAAAATGACGGGATAACTTTATGGGACGGCATAAGAAATTATCAAGCTCGGAATTTCATGAGAAATATGAACATAGGAGATAAAGTATTTTTCTATCATTCAAACTGCAAACCCCCAGGTATTGTTGGACTTATGGAGGTGATAAGTCTAAAAATTGTTGATCCTACGCAATTTGATAAAGCTTCAAAGTATTTTGACCCAAAATCAAAGCCTAATAATCCTAGATGGGATTGTGTAAAAGTAAAATATATATCTAAGTCAAATAAGATGCTAAGTTTGCCTGAATTAAAGGCTTTATTTAGTGAAGATGAGTTATTAGTTGTTAAAAAAGGTAATAGGTTATCTATATTACCTATCCGAAATGATATAGCAAAATCACTACTAGAAAAAATATAA
- a CDS encoding high light inducible protein codes for MNKTNSNTKTKTIEKEKAVAETINGRFAMLGLMAAIGAYLTTGQIIPGFV; via the coding sequence ATGAACAAAACAAACTCAAACACTAAAACAAAAACAATCGAAAAGGAAAAAGCAGTTGCAGAAACAATCAACGGTAGATTCGCAATGCTCGGTCTTATGGCTGCTATTGGTGCATATCTAACTACTGGACAAATTATTCCTGGTTTCGTTTAG
- a CDS encoding RNA recognition motif domain-containing protein, whose translation MTIFIGNLSWETEVEDLEQLFSNYGVVKKCYLPLDRETGRKRGFAFLDLNNQNSEKKAIDDLQDVEWMGREIRVNEAEKRKGPNNKKRNKSYSNNRNLNA comes from the coding sequence ATGACTATTTTTATTGGAAATCTATCTTGGGAAACTGAAGTTGAAGATCTTGAACAACTTTTTAGTAATTATGGGGTGGTAAAGAAATGTTATTTACCTCTTGATAGAGAAACAGGTAGAAAAAGAGGTTTTGCTTTTTTAGATTTAAATAACCAAAATTCCGAAAAAAAAGCTATAGATGACCTTCAAGATGTTGAATGGATGGGGAGAGAGATAAGGGTGAACGAGGCTGAGAAAAGAAAAGGGCCCAATAATAAAAAACGCAATAAGTCTTATAGCAATAATAGGAACTTGAATGCATAA
- a CDS encoding DUF3721 domain-containing protein produces MKQTFILSPIFLITILFSLGCTSKVEETKTPALFDSKREAEKAAKSFNCTGAHKMGNKWMPCATHEAHENSHDKNKKDHNHHHHH; encoded by the coding sequence TTGAAACAAACATTCATTCTTTCTCCAATTTTCTTAATAACCATACTATTTAGTCTTGGCTGCACTTCAAAAGTTGAAGAAACAAAAACCCCTGCACTTTTTGATTCCAAAAGAGAAGCTGAAAAAGCTGCTAAAAGTTTTAATTGCACTGGAGCGCATAAGATGGGAAATAAGTGGATGCCTTGCGCAACTCATGAAGCTCATGAAAATTCTCATGACAAGAACAAAAAGGATCACAATCACCACCATCATCATTAA
- a CDS encoding chlorophyll a/b-binding protein, whose protein sequence is MSNYWTNYSWFRLAKKFKQFTLNQMDKSQPNYWQNAEMTNGRMAMMGFFALVVNYGLFGWIIPGIF, encoded by the coding sequence ATATCTAACTACTGGACAAATTATTCCTGGTTTCGTTTAGCCAAAAAATTCAAACAATTCACTTTAAATCAAATGGACAAATCACAACCTAACTATTGGCAAAATGCTGAAATGACTAATGGAAGGATGGCAATGATGGGCTTCTTCGCATTAGTAGTAAACTACGGTCTTTTTGGCTGGATCATACCAGGTATTTTTTAA
- a CDS encoding alkaline phosphatase PhoX: MFNNSRFLVGPKECEITGITWSSDKKTMFVGVQHPGEKNPDSCHFPDGGNSVPRSTVIAITRNNGRAIG, from the coding sequence ATATTCAATAATAGTAGATTTCTTGTTGGTCCTAAGGAATGTGAAATTACTGGCATAACTTGGAGTTCTGATAAGAAGACAATGTTTGTAGGTGTACAACATCCTGGAGAAAAAAATCCAGATAGTTGTCATTTCCCTGATGGAGGTAATAGCGTTCCAAGGTCTACAGTTATTGCCATCACAAGAAATAATGGAAGAGCAATTGGATAA
- a CDS encoding carbohydrate porin: protein MKLSPQKLFAPAFLGTIMPLAIHAGGMNHHDHHMHDSHMNMTDAFPTTMFMGKSTFVLGGVDGSTRTDAVHFNYDLKLMGMTSFTGEDMLMTAIRAGDFNMMDPFGMNGESRLDTAFNSNDRLELHKLFYKFPVSDTVKVTLGPQLRQDDLLGVKPTAYPGEDGILFVLNQAGANDTYSKRMGAGVGVTYSKDKFIASTVLVSEDADSNEGILTKEGRDNITTQLALVDDSYTLAFAYTHSDGGNTDNSPDANDYSSYGINGTYNFLNQSDVFLPSSISAGFGWKNPDNHDDPDTAANSIEDGNTWTVGILWNDVIKEGNNLGFAIGTAETHRDDDGYDDPLAWETFYKMQINDNISITPSIFAVQQDGADDVSGVIVKTSFKF from the coding sequence ATGAAGCTTTCTCCTCAGAAATTATTTGCACCTGCTTTTCTTGGAACAATTATGCCTCTTGCTATTCATGCAGGAGGAATGAATCATCATGATCATCATATGCATGATTCTCATATGAATATGACTGACGCGTTCCCAACAACGATGTTTATGGGAAAGAGTACGTTTGTTTTAGGAGGCGTTGATGGTTCCACTAGAACAGATGCTGTACATTTTAACTACGACTTAAAGTTAATGGGCATGACAAGCTTTACAGGAGAAGACATGTTGATGACTGCTATTCGTGCGGGTGATTTTAATATGATGGATCCCTTTGGAATGAATGGAGAGTCTAGGCTAGATACAGCATTTAATAGTAATGACCGTCTTGAACTTCATAAGCTGTTTTATAAGTTTCCTGTAAGTGATACTGTCAAAGTCACATTGGGACCTCAACTTCGTCAAGATGATTTACTTGGTGTTAAGCCAACAGCTTATCCTGGTGAAGATGGAATTTTATTTGTTTTAAATCAAGCTGGAGCTAATGACACCTATTCAAAAAGAATGGGAGCAGGAGTAGGAGTTACTTATTCCAAAGATAAATTCATAGCAAGTACTGTTCTCGTTTCAGAAGATGCTGATTCTAATGAAGGAATTTTAACTAAAGAAGGAAGAGACAACATTACTACACAGCTTGCATTGGTAGATGATTCGTATACTCTCGCCTTTGCTTATACACATTCTGATGGTGGAAATACAGATAATAGTCCTGATGCCAATGATTATTCATCTTATGGAATAAATGGCACTTACAATTTCTTGAATCAGTCAGATGTCTTCTTACCTTCTTCAATAAGTGCTGGCTTTGGATGGAAGAATCCAGATAATCATGATGATCCAGATACAGCTGCAAATTCTATTGAGGATGGTAATACATGGACAGTTGGTATTCTTTGGAACGATGTAATTAAAGAAGGAAATAACCTAGGATTTGCTATTGGAACAGCGGAAACTCATAGGGATGATGATGGCTATGATGATCCCTTAGCATGGGAGACTTTTTATAAGATGCAAATCAATGACAATATTTCAATAACCCCCTCAATCTTTGCAGTGCAGCAGGATGGAGCTGATGATGTATCAGGAGTGATAGTGAAAACCAGCTTTAAATTCTAA
- a CDS encoding high light inducible protein: protein MTPEAERFNGWAAMLGFVAAVGAYVTTGQIIPGWF from the coding sequence ATGACTCCAGAAGCAGAAAGATTCAACGGTTGGGCGGCAATGCTCGGTTTTGTAGCAGCTGTTGGCGCATATGTAACAACTGGTCAAATCATTCCAGGTTGGTTCTAA
- a CDS encoding gibberellin regulated protein-like, translating into MRGQFSSKQEAVKKSLELGCEEIHKNQEKWLSCKNEKELHKYLRI; encoded by the coding sequence ATGAGAGGACAATTTTCTTCTAAACAAGAGGCTGTAAAAAAATCTTTAGAACTTGGTTGCGAAGAAATTCATAAGAACCAAGAGAAATGGCTTTCATGTAAGAACGAAAAAGAATTACACAAGTACCTAAGAATATAA
- a CDS encoding cupin domain-containing protein, which yields MIKNLFIALAFALMLINPSISIAAESPVDVQEIFTSSENIDGDNFKYPKGKAEMRLIRVEVENGATIPMHSHPVPLLGHIESGELTLAEKTGISKTFKEGDSFVLSANTPAHTMANSGDSSAVMWVAVASAEGVPTLNPEE from the coding sequence ATGATAAAGAATTTATTCATAGCATTAGCTTTTGCATTAATGCTTATAAACCCAAGCATTTCTATAGCTGCGGAATCTCCGGTTGATGTACAAGAAATCTTCACCTCTTCAGAAAACATTGATGGAGATAATTTTAAGTATCCAAAAGGAAAAGCTGAAATGCGTTTGATTAGAGTAGAAGTTGAAAATGGAGCAACTATACCAATGCATTCTCATCCTGTACCTTTACTAGGTCATATTGAAAGTGGTGAATTAACGCTTGCTGAAAAGACAGGTATTAGTAAAACCTTTAAGGAAGGAGATTCATTTGTTCTCTCAGCAAATACTCCTGCTCATACAATGGCTAATAGTGGTGATTCTTCAGCAGTTATGTGGGTTGCTGTTGCTTCAGCAGAAGGTGTACCTACTTTGAATCCTGAAGAATAA